The following is a genomic window from Ictidomys tridecemlineatus isolate mIctTri1 chromosome 13, mIctTri1.hap1, whole genome shotgun sequence.
gaaaaaaaagctGTTGCCTCTTCCTCAGAACATCTCAGCTCCTGCCACTCCTCATGTTTCAGGTGCCCCAGTACAACTTCTCATGTTCAGTAAGGAAAGAGGaagcaaaactttttttctttaacagtagACCTGTATTGTCTTAGAAAATTTATGTAGACAAGGTATGCTCCAAAAACTTAGGGTACAAAttttagcattattattattattatattaggtCTAGTTAAATGCCCCAAGCCAGGGGTATCTCccaatattttcacatttatccAAGAATTCTGGGACTGACTCAGTCCAAAGGGGTCAGATGTTTCAATGCCaagtggagagagagaaggggcttCCCATTGTCCTCACCCTCTGCCACTCCTCCTGCCCAGAGACACCCCCTCAATGGAGCCGGACTTACAGGTTCCTGGGCTGCACCCAGCCAAGGACCAGCTGGAGCTCCTGGGCTGGTGGATAGTTCTTCAAGGTCAGGGGCACAGAGCAGCATTACTCTCCAGTGCAGCTGCCAGCAAAACCCACATGCTTCCGGGCCAAATCAGCCCCAGACATGGACCACCAGCCCTTTTCTCAGAACCCATGTCATCACcttgcttttccttctctctttaatCACTGcctatttttagaattttttttcacctaCACGAGTGTCTGTCCCCTTCCCGGCTGGGTTAATTTGCCAAGGCTGCTAGAACAAAGTACCAGactcaaacaacaaaaaattaacttctcacagttctgaagactagaagtctgagatcaggCATCGGTTTCTTTAGAGGCCTCTCTCCTGGGTTTGCAGATGGTGGTCTTCACCTTGTGTCTTCCATGCCCTCCTCCAAACACTGTCGCATTCTGGGGCACTgggagttaggatttcaacatgacACATTTGCAGTGGGGTGATGTACAAGGTGTGGTTTGCACACTTGGGGTATAAGTTAACTTTTTCTAGGAGAGAGAAAGATGTAGCCAGGTAGAGTTCACATATCCTTCTGGAACAATGGGCGCCTGTGATTACTAAGCATTTAGAATTATCCTGCAAAACTCACAGAGGCCCCTGTGAAACAGAAGAACCAGGATGAAACAGGAGTTGGAGGTCTAGACCCTTCTTTACACCCTCCTCATTAAATCACCTCTGACAAGCTGTAGTGTAAAATCCTCTTGCCCTTGAGGTTCCAAGTGTCTGGGTTGCTTTTGTTACTTTCCCACAAATACACAGTTCTTCAACATTTGCAGTGGGGCTGATGACATCATCTGATGATCTTTAGCTTTGGACACTCAGCTGTGTCACTAGACCTAACCTGGTCACACTTTTAAGTTGTCCAGGGTGAGTTCCCACAACCCTGCAGACTGCTGTTGGCATGGATGGCTTCGTTTTTTTcagtttcacttcttttttagaGATGAGATTGTTATTCGCCTTGCTCAACTGTGATACTCAAGAAAAGCCGAGAGGGTAAAGTTATATGCAGCCACCCTGTGACCTGTTTGCACATACCAGGTCAATAAAACTCAGGCAGAATGACAGTGACAGCTGCCTTGTGGCATTCAGAGGGAACTGAGTAGTTCTGTTTGGAAGCCTCAGGGACAAGTATATCATTACAGCCTGCCTGCTCAGACAGAAACTCTGTAAAACCCACCCTTGGGGACAGGCACAGCTCTCCGGGAGCCACCCAGGAACCAGTCTTGGACACAAGCAAAGTCTCACCGGGACTCTCCTGTCAGTTCTATCCACACTGCAACCTCCTGGTCACAAGTCTGCTGTCACCATACTGCCCCTGCCTGCAGCAGTCTGGATTTTAGCAACTGGGGCAGGACAAATTCTCAACCCTGAAGGTggcagagaagagagaagggcaCGGAAGACACTATGGGGGCCAGGCAGTCAAGAGCCAACCCCAAGGACAAGGACCCCAAGAAGATGCTCCTGGGGAGGAGACAGAGGTTTTCTTCATGGGATGATACCCTACTCTTGGGAAAGGATCCGCGGTCGCTGTTGAAGCGGGGCATGCGCCACGTCAGCTTCATCTTGGTCACCAAAGGGATGACGGACATCCCAGATTTTCTGTGGGGCTTGTCCGAGGTCCAGAAACTCAATCTGTCTCATAATCAGCTCCGGGTTCTCCCTCCCGAGGTGGGGAAACTGACCCACATCGTGGTCCTCAATTTGTGTGGCAATCGCCTGAAGAGTCTGCCCAGAGAAATCAGCCTCCTCCAGAGCCTCAAGGTCCTGTTTGTCAACATGAACTGCCTGACCGAGGTGCCGGCTGAGCTGAGCCTGTGCAGAAGCCTGGAAGTGCTGAGTTTGTCGCACAACTGCCTGTCCCAGCTTCCCGCCAGCTTCTCCGACCTCTCCAGATTGAAGAAGCTGAACCTCAGCAACAACTACTTTGCGCATATCCCCATCTGTGTGTTCTCACTGAAGGAGCTGGACTTCTTGCATGTGGGCTCAAATCGCTTGGAAAACATCGCCGAGAGTATCCAGTGCCTGGCCAGCCTGCAGATCTTCATTGCCGAGAGCAATAACATCCACTCCTTCCCGAGGTCCCTTTGCCTCATCACGAGCCTAGAGCTGCTGAACCTAAACAACAATGACATCCAGACCCTCCCGGGGGAGCTCTACCTGCTGAACAGGTTGGCAAGGATTGCCTGGAATCCCATGGACAAAGGGCTCCACATTTCCCATAACCCTTTATCCAAGCCCCTGCCCGAGCTGGTGGAGGGAGGCCTGGAGATGCTCTTCAGCTACCTGAAGGACAAAAAACACAGCTGACTGGGCACCAAAGGTGAGACTCGGAGCCAGCTCATCTGGATTCTGTCAACTGGGGTACTCCTCTAAGTCTCAGCTGCCTTCTCCAACTGTTGGTATTTATCAATGCTTTTGTTACTGTTTGCTGTATCGCTGTCGAGCATCCATCCACGGGAGGGGTTCACAGTAACCTCCAGGATGTTATGTTCGTCTCCTTCTAAACAAAAAATTGAAGCAGGCTTTTGGTTTTCACTAAGGAGAACCAAACTGATCTAGTTCTTCTAAGGAGCAATGAGATTCAGCCCTAGGTAGAGTGAATAACAGATTGGGATTTGATGTAATTCAAAAgtcaaaatatttactaagttTGTACCGTGTGTCCAGTAGGAAGCAATGGTCATCATCCGGTTTCAGATGGTTTCTACCCTTGTATTGGCAACCTGCGACCAGGTGGCAAGAAGCAAGACATATGTCAGTCTCTGAGCATGACTTGGGACCAAAGGGCAAGGGGGAGCTGGGCTCTTCATTGTCAAAGGACCAAAACAGGCAGAGCCTTCCCCTCAAATGATAGGGAAACAGTCATAggagtttttccttttaaaaaatgcctaaAAGGTAGTAAATTAAACTGCTCGTGTTTGTGTCTGGAGGTGAGTAACAGGGGTGGCATGATGTCTTTCAGATAATAAAAAGGAACTGATTTCAGTGTGTAGTTTCAACCTTCTTTCCCATCCCTCTCCCACCAACAGCCCTCTCTCTGCATGGCTTTGCTAAAGATATTAGCCCGTAATCAAATCATCCCATTATAATTCCACTTTTCTCCCTTCCTGGATTTGCCTTCTCAGAGATAAGCtaatcattgtgtgtgtgtgtgtgtgtgtgtgtgtgtgtgtgtgtgtgtgtgtgtatagaagtGGGGACACTGGCCAAAAGAGGCAGGGAAATAATCacccttttaaaatgtaaaaaaggagAATATTTGCTACTTGGATTTTTACATGTGGACATTTACAAAATgagtttatttacatttaaaagatCTTTTGGACAAAAGTCTCTGTAAAAACATTaaacttgctttgttttttattttcaaagtacacAGCTTAAGTAAGTAGTTAAGGCAGATTTCAGGCAAGCAATGGCAGGGCTCCTGCACCCAGGGTCATTGGATCTTACTAAGGCCCCTAAGACATTAGTATTCATTTAGggttaaaaaaatttagaatgaaAAGGTAGCATTGAAGAAGATACAGAATCTTCAGCTCCCAAAGAGCCAATTTctctgttcttcttctttttttttttccacattagtCTGCAGAAtataccaaacaacaaaaaataggaaGACTTAGGATTTGGGGTTGCAGCCAAGACTCGGATAACTTCATCTTAATACTTTTAGTTTAATCCAATTAAACTTACATTTATCAGCACTTTCCCCCATCTGGACCCTGGCCTGGGAACCCGAGAGGAATAACGTCCTGTTCCTTCTCCCAAGGAGCTCACAGTCAGTGAAGGAGCCGGGTCCACATGGGTTTCTTTCATGTGTAGCAAAGCTTGATCCCTGTTAGAGAGAGGACCGATGGGGTGAGGCTACAATAACACACTGTGTGGTGCAGCTTAACCCGAGTGCCAAAATCTCACCAAGCAAAGAACACCATTGGGATGAATCAGTCAAAACCTTCATTCACAGCAGCCAACTAACCCTagttcctccccttcctcctcttacCCCATTTGGAAAAAATAGCCAAGGACAGGGATAATGAGGAGTTCATTCTCAGGTTCTGAGCTTAGGCAATTGTAGTGTTCAGCTGCCTTCTCACTTTTTCTAAGAGCTGTTCAAAGGGGGTCCAAATAACTTATTCATAGGAGCAAGTGCTTTTTCCCAACAGACCCCAAAGTCAATTATCCTATCCATAAAAGAAAGAAGCCAATTCATGCTGTTATCATCAGATACCATAGTTCCATTTGCACATTTGTGCACGAGCTCCTCTGTTGAACCGTTGCAAAGAGACCTCACCGACATCACTTGCAGGCAGCTGAAGAAGTCTCTTCTAAAATTCCCCCCCTCCAGCAGCAGCTGGAGACCTGCAGCTCCCTGCCAGGAGCTTCAAAATCCTCACCCACGTTCGCCGGTTGGAGCCAAGACTATTTAAAAACATCAGTGAAATTCTTACTTGACCTCCTGACTCAGTGGGAAATTAGAGGGCGAGGCTTCTCCTGCAGAACTGGACAGGTCACTTACTGAGCTCTCGCTGAAACACATGCAGCTGTCAGACAGACACGGGCATGTGCCAGGGTCATGCCCGTTAGTGTGTGCTGCTGTGGAACCCCTTGGGCTCACGCTGAATCTCCATGACCTTGCTGTGGGCAGAGACGCAGGCGAGGATGGCAGTGCCACACTGTTCCTGCTGAGCAgtcattttatttcctctctgaGCCTTCTCAGTCACTTGATCCCATGGTAACTCTACTCCAGGGAAAGAATGTGACCATATTTTGAAGGTGACCCAAGAGCTTATTATActtttagtaagaaaaaaaatacagtatcaATTTGGTTGCCAGCTACCATTGGTgcctttcaaaaaaaatataatagcaaGGTTTTCCTTTGTTAACACTCAGCATTGAGGAAATCATTAAAGTTTAGTAGTCGCCTGTTGTGCTTTAGATATTGATTCTTTGTGAATGCTTCCTATGATTGATAAATGGAAGTGCTGAGCAAAACACTGGTTAACATGCTTAGTTATTCAGAACACTAATGTGAAGGGAATCGGACATGACCTTCAGTGTCTTCGCTGTCACATTGTACAGTCTGTTGACCACCTGTGAAGGGCTCCTTGCTTACCTATTGTACTTCTAATAAAGACACATTCGAGTAACTTCCAGGTATTTCCAAAGCGTTGGCTATCAAAGCACTGAGGACGACTGCATCGGCTACAGAGcatatttattcaaagaatacAAGCTAATTGAGTGCTTGATGTGAGGAGCTCGCTGCTCCCGTTCCCGATGATGCTGGGGTTTTCATGTCACTCATCTCTCAGCATGGAGCGATGCCAGGGTGTGTTCAGAAATACCTTTCAAAGCCGTTGCAGCTTATAAGCACACAATTAAGAAAAACTCGAGGTTTCTAAGAAGGGAAGAAGACTATGAAAAGACACATCTGTTGAAGGAATAATACTGCTAAATGCATAATACTGCTGCATATTTAGAAAGAAAGATGTAGTCATTGCTTAGCGTATTGACTTAGTAAATGGCTTATAGAAGCAATGTGCTCCATTCTCTGGCTTTTGGGGGATAAACTGCCTTTCTGTGGTAACCAAAGACAGAGTGACATCAGGACCTTGCACCTGGATTTCACGATGAAGTCATGCTTGTGCTGGAAAAGAGATAA
Proteins encoded in this region:
- the Lrrc30 gene encoding leucine-rich repeat-containing protein 30; translation: MGARQSRANPKDKDPKKMLLGRRQRFSSWDDTLLLGKDPRSLLKRGMRHVSFILVTKGMTDIPDFLWGLSEVQKLNLSHNQLRVLPPEVGKLTHIVVLNLCGNRLKSLPREISLLQSLKVLFVNMNCLTEVPAELSLCRSLEVLSLSHNCLSQLPASFSDLSRLKKLNLSNNYFAHIPICVFSLKELDFLHVGSNRLENIAESIQCLASLQIFIAESNNIHSFPRSLCLITSLELLNLNNNDIQTLPGELYLLNRLARIAWNPMDKGLHISHNPLSKPLPELVEGGLEMLFSYLKDKKHS